In one Paramormyrops kingsleyae isolate MSU_618 chromosome 18, PKINGS_0.4, whole genome shotgun sequence genomic region, the following are encoded:
- the LOC111840456 gene encoding intraflagellar transport protein 20 homolog, translated as MSKESFTEAGLQFDELSRMRVLDPDVAQSTSELKTECKEFMEKISQFQKVVNGLIKTVDELAREAETEKMKAIGARNVLKSVAKQRETQQQQIQGLIAEKKMQLERYQVEHEALCKVESEQTEFINQFVLQK; from the exons ATGTCCAAAGAGTCCTTCACTGAAGCCGGACTTCAATTTGACGAGCTCAGTCGGATGCGGGTTCTGGACCCCGATGTGGCTCAAAGCACCAGCGAGCTGAAGACGGAATGCAAGGAGTTTATGGAGA AAATCAGCCAGTTTCAGAAGGTGGTGAACGGACTAATTAAGACAGTGGATGAGCTGGCGAGGGAAGCGGAGACAGAAAAGATGAAG GCAATAGGAGCCAGAAACGTGCTGAAGTCAGTGGCCAAGCAGAGGGAGACCCAGCAACAGCAGATTCAGGGTCTAATTGCAGAAAAGAAGATGCAGCTGGAGAG GTACCAAGTTGAGCATGAGGCACTATGCAAAGTGGAGTCGGAGCAAACAGAATTCATTAATCAGTTTGTTCTCCAAAAATGA
- the fgl1b gene encoding fibrinogen like 1B isoform X1: MKTVFATLLLFLLRRVSASYRSSPEEECRRELLELRSSIGSLQSSLLIGAWQLRNLREHNHFYRPSTEHSSSPPNLNKTMKSAELKTTALPKTSGNLIVYDQDCSTLYNRAQPPSGFYRIRPRSDMEPFLVYCDMTHGGGWTVVQRRRNGKVDFNRDWEEYKSGFGHFKEKNDEFWLGNEHIYTLLKEGENLMRIDLMDWNGQRTYAFYENFRISDEKGKYRLQFGLYSGKAGDALSGGSHMKDQWSISHNGMPFSTRDRDHDRYLQGSCAKENKGGWWYNRCHAANLNGKFYRNGEYKGTHDNGMVWLTWRGLWNSLRHTSMKVRPLLFMDSLGSGAGPGE; this comes from the exons ATGAAGACGGTGTTTGCGACATTACTGCTGTTTTTGTTGCGGCGCGTTTCTGCGTCGTACCGATCCTCA CCAGAGGAAGAATGCCGTCGGGAGCTGCTGGAGCTCAGGAGCAGCATCGGCAGCCTGCAGAGCAGCCTCCTCATCGGGGCGTGGCAGCTCAGGAACCTGCGTGAACATAATCATTTCTACAGGCCAAGTACGGAACATTCATCATCACCACCAAACTTAAATAAGACGATGAAAAGTGCTGAACTGAAGACAACCGCTCTTCCCAAGACATCAGGAAATCTTATTGTCTATGACCAAG ACTGCTCCACGTTGTATAACAGGGCCCAGCCCCCTAGTGGGTTCTACCGAATCAGGCCCAGATCAGACATGGAACCATTTCTTGTGTATTGTGATATGACTCATGGGGGCGGCTGGACCGTCGTACAACGAAGACGGAATGGGAAGGTGGATTTTAACCG AGACTGGGAGGAATATAAGTCAGGATTTGgccattttaaagaaaagaatgATGAATTCTGGCTGGGGAATGAACACATTTATACTCTTCTAAAAGAAG GTGAGAATCTCATGAGGATCGATTTAATGGACTGGAATGGTCAGAGGACATATGCGTTTTACGAAAACTTTCGGATATCAGATGAGAAG GGCAAGTATCGGTTGCAGTTTGGCCTTTACAGTGGAAAGGCAGGGGATGCTCTTTCTGGAGGGAGTCATATGAAGGACCAGTGGTCCATCTCTCACAACGGCATGCCGTTCAGCACTAGAGACCGGGACCATGACCGGTACCTGCAGGGCAGCTGCGCCAAGGAGAACAAGGGTGGCTGGTGGTACAACAG ATGTCACGCAGCCAACCTGAACGGAAAGTTCTACCGCAATGGGGAGTACAAGGGCACGCACGACAACGGAATGGTGTGGCTCACGTGGCGGGGGCTCTGGAACTCCCTCCGCCACACCTCCATGAAGGTCCGGCCCTTGCTGTTCATGGATAGCCTGGGGAGTGGAGCAGGACCTGGGGAGTAG
- the fgl1b gene encoding fibrinogen like 1B isoform X2: protein MTPEEECRRELLELRSSIGSLQSSLLIGAWQLRNLREHNHFYRPSTEHSSSPPNLNKTMKSAELKTTALPKTSGNLIVYDQDCSTLYNRAQPPSGFYRIRPRSDMEPFLVYCDMTHGGGWTVVQRRRNGKVDFNRDWEEYKSGFGHFKEKNDEFWLGNEHIYTLLKEGENLMRIDLMDWNGQRTYAFYENFRISDEKGKYRLQFGLYSGKAGDALSGGSHMKDQWSISHNGMPFSTRDRDHDRYLQGSCAKENKGGWWYNRCHAANLNGKFYRNGEYKGTHDNGMVWLTWRGLWNSLRHTSMKVRPLLFMDSLGSGAGPGE, encoded by the exons ATGACG CCAGAGGAAGAATGCCGTCGGGAGCTGCTGGAGCTCAGGAGCAGCATCGGCAGCCTGCAGAGCAGCCTCCTCATCGGGGCGTGGCAGCTCAGGAACCTGCGTGAACATAATCATTTCTACAGGCCAAGTACGGAACATTCATCATCACCACCAAACTTAAATAAGACGATGAAAAGTGCTGAACTGAAGACAACCGCTCTTCCCAAGACATCAGGAAATCTTATTGTCTATGACCAAG ACTGCTCCACGTTGTATAACAGGGCCCAGCCCCCTAGTGGGTTCTACCGAATCAGGCCCAGATCAGACATGGAACCATTTCTTGTGTATTGTGATATGACTCATGGGGGCGGCTGGACCGTCGTACAACGAAGACGGAATGGGAAGGTGGATTTTAACCG AGACTGGGAGGAATATAAGTCAGGATTTGgccattttaaagaaaagaatgATGAATTCTGGCTGGGGAATGAACACATTTATACTCTTCTAAAAGAAG GTGAGAATCTCATGAGGATCGATTTAATGGACTGGAATGGTCAGAGGACATATGCGTTTTACGAAAACTTTCGGATATCAGATGAGAAG GGCAAGTATCGGTTGCAGTTTGGCCTTTACAGTGGAAAGGCAGGGGATGCTCTTTCTGGAGGGAGTCATATGAAGGACCAGTGGTCCATCTCTCACAACGGCATGCCGTTCAGCACTAGAGACCGGGACCATGACCGGTACCTGCAGGGCAGCTGCGCCAAGGAGAACAAGGGTGGCTGGTGGTACAACAG ATGTCACGCAGCCAACCTGAACGGAAAGTTCTACCGCAATGGGGAGTACAAGGGCACGCACGACAACGGAATGGTGTGGCTCACGTGGCGGGGGCTCTGGAACTCCCTCCGCCACACCTCCATGAAGGTCCGGCCCTTGCTGTTCATGGATAGCCTGGGGAGTGGAGCAGGACCTGGGGAGTAG